A stretch of DNA from Methanobrevibacter sp.:
ATGCGACTGGATAATTCATTAACTGTTCTGTTGGTAACAGTGAAAATGGAGTTTTCTATTGTGATATTACCTTTTTGACCACCAAATGCACCGATAGCTACTAAGTCCATATTCATTGCGTAAGCATCTAAACTGTCAATTACTTTAGAATTGTTCACGTATAATGTACCTTGGTTTGCAATAGTGGATAATCTGCCTGCGTGGTTTGCTTCAAATGTTGAATTATCAATTATTAAAACACCATCATTGTAAATAGCTCCACCGTAATAAGCGTTTGCTCTTTTAGATGCATCTCCATATCCATTATCAAAGAAATATGAATTGTTTATTACTAGAGTACCAGCAGTATTAATAGCTCCACCGTAGTTACCTTGTCCGTTAATGAATTTTACGTTGTCAATTTCTGCGTTAGCGCCTTCTTCAACATAAATTGCAGATTGGGTATCACGAGCAGCTCTGTTTAAGGTTACATTAGCTAATGTTAATTTAGCATTACCTGCTAAAGCAGTAATGAAGTAATCAGCAGCACTGTCTGAGACAATGACTTTGTCTGCATCTTCACCGACAAGCAATACGTCAACAGTTGTTGGAATTCTTAAATTTGTATTTAATTCACCTGTGTAATTGCCTTCTAAAACATGAACGGTAATATTTGTAGATTTACTATAACCTTCGATTAATGCTTTGGAAATTGATTTGAAAGGACTGTCTTCACTACCGGTTCCGTTTTCATCATCACCAAGGCTGTCAGATACATAGAATTCTACGCTGTCTAAAGCATCAGCAATGTTTGTAGATATAGTACCGTTTACATAGGTATCGTTTTCGGTTGCATATTCATAAACGCTTGTGAATTGATATTCAGTATCATTTTTAAATCCAACGTATTGCAAGGTTGCATTTTGATTGATTAAATCAGCTTTTCCAACTATAGAACCGTTAAAGTAGAAGGTTACTTGACCTCCTCCAATTATTGCACCTGATGGGTGGGATACTGTTACGGTTATGATATCTGATAATTCAGTTACATTTTTGCTGTTTGCAGTGATTGTTAAATCAGTTAAGTTTGCAAATACATTGTTTCCTGCACTAGGAGCTATAAATATATCATTTCCGCAAGATGCAGTATTGTTTTCAAAAGTAACATCTTCAATGCTCATTTCACATACTTGAGAGGTTTTACCATGGTTTAATAAGTATATTGCACCACCGTTTCCTGCAGCAGTGTTGTTTATGAATTTACCTCCTTTGATTTTAGCACCGGTAGTAACTAATCCTGCACCGTTTGCAGAAGCCCTATTGTTAATCATAGTAATGTTTTCTACAATGATTTGAGTAGGATTATTACCGCTGCTTCTATATTGAGCAACATAATTTGGAACTTCATTATTGATGAACTTATCATTGATTGAAGTAATGTTATTACCACCTGCATAAGCAATATTTGATGCGGTGCCTGTCACGGTATTTGAATCAAAGGTGTTGTTGATACTTACTAAATCACTTTGAACATAATATGCTGCACCACCGGAATAACCAGCGATTGTGTTTCCTTTAAAGGTATTGTTTTCTAAATATGTTACATGGCCATTATTGGTAGTTAACCAGAGTAAACCGGTTGAAGTTCCACCATTACAGTTTTCAATCACGGAATTGGTCAAAGCTAAATTGTAAGCGTTGATTGCTTGACCGGTTCCATTAATGATTTTTATGTTGTCAATGATTACTCCGTCGTTAGGTGATTGAGCACGGATAGTGCTGGAGTTTATTACAATATTGTCTTTCATTGTTAATGCATATGCATCTACAGGATTGCCGTCACAGTTGATTAAGGTTAAGTTAACCATTTTAATTTCAAGGTTTTGACCAAATGTGAATATGTCTGATGCGATTGGCCACCATCCACTGCTAGAACTTGCATGTTCAGCATCAATTATGACATTTCCGTAGGATTCACCGACAATTGTAATTTTTCCTACATTTGAATAGGATAAATCCCTGTTTTCAGATCCGTTGTATAAACCGTTTTTAATGTGTACGGTTAAATCTACAGTAGCTGCAGTTCCGTAATCTAAAGCTTTTTTAAGAGTTAAGAATGGATTATCTTCACTACCAGTACCGTTTTCATCATTTCCTTCAGTTGAAACCCATACTTCTGCAGGGGTGTGATCGAACTCTACAGTTGCTGTACCGTTAATTACATCCACATCAAAAATATTTTCATCGGAATAAGCTTGTGTACCAGTAATTGTGTGGTTGCCGTTTTCTAACAATTTGTTAACGGTTAAAGTTGCAACACCTTCTGCATTGGAATTTGCTGAGCCAACATTTGCACCGTCAATAGCGAAAATGACTTTAGCACCTTGAACGGTATTGCCCATGTCATCAGTAACGTTAGCTTTTAAGGTAAATCTTGTACCGTCGACTGCTACATCTTCAAAAGCAACTTTTGCATTGAAATCTGTTACAGAATAAAGTATAGCTGTTGTAGAGGTACAGTTTATGAATTCATTGCCTTTAAGATATGAATTTTGGAAAAATACAATTCCTCCATTTGAACCTGTGTAAGTACAGTTGATGAAGGTATTGTCTGTAATATTTGCAATATTTTCTCCATTATTGTATCTGACAGCTAATGCTGCTGCACTACGGGAGCTGGTTAAATTCTTAAAGGTGTTTCCTTTAATGACTGATTTACCAGTACCTACATAAACTGCCGGGGTGTCTGCCCAGGAGCTTGTTGCAACACCATTTTCAAATGTGTTGTTGATTAAAGTTACAAAACCTGTATGTGAGAAATATAAATCCACATATTGATTTCCTGAATTTTTGTTAAATTTGGAATTTGTAATAGTTAAATTACCGTTTTCAGAATAAACAGCACCTAAATTGGTAACATAGTTTTCTTCAAATACACAGTTATCAATTGTTAGGTCACCTGCTGAAGTTACTGCAGAACCCATGTTAGCTTTACCATTAGTGAATTTAATGTTTTTTAATGTAACAATGGAGTCACTGCTTATTCCTGTAAAAATTGGAGAATCCCCATTTCCGTCAATTACAGTGGTACCGTCTTCAGCACCGATTAAGGTTAAACTTCCACCGTAATTTTTATGGGATAAATCAATTCTTAAGTTTGTATTGTTATCTCCAGAGTAAGTTCCACTACCTAAATAAATAACAGCATTATCGGATGCGTTGACATCGCTGATAGCTTTATTTATTGTTTCATATGGACTTGCTTCACTTCCCGCTCCGGTGTCTGAACCTTTTGCAGTTTCAACATATACTGTTTTGTTATATGTTGTTGAAGCATCGTCACTAAGTTTTGAATCATCATTTATTGTTAATTGTATTGCATTATCTTGGCCGACTGATGTTACATCATCAGATTCATTATCTTGAGCACTTACTGCTCCTAAAGATAATATAGCCAGTAAAACAATTGTTAAAAATAAAATTTTATCAAATTTCAAAAGTTTCGCCTCTATAAATTTATGTAATCAAGTAAATTGATTACATGGAATATATTTTTGTTATAAAGTATATTTAAATCTTATTAATGTATAATTTAATAAATTTATTAAGAATAAACTTAATTTTCAATAGATTTTTTCAATAAATGAGTTATTTTAATGAATAAAAAAAAGTATTTTAAAAAATAAGGTTAATTTTTCCCTATTTTTTAATTGTTATAGTATTGGTAATTTTGGACTTTCCATAAGTGGAATATATCTTGTATTTGCCCGGATTTAATGTTAGTTTAATGCTAGCTATTCCTTTGCTGTTGGTTTTTGCGGTGTATTTTTTGTTTTTAATCTTGAAAGTTATTTTTTTGCCTTTCGCTATTTTTCCTTTATTTGTAACGAGCTTTGCTTTAAATGTAACTTTTTTAACTTTCTTTTTGGAAATGTTTTTTGCAGTCAATAAAGGTTTCACTGTTATCTTATTTGTTGCTTTGTATTTTCCATATTGTGTTGTTATTGTGTATTTTTTAGCTTTCAGGTTAATTTTCATTGATGCATAACCATTTTTATTGGTTTTAGCAGTGTATGTTTTTCCGTTAATTGTAAATTTAACTGTTTTTCCCTGACCGACTGCCTTTCCTCCTGCGGCAATTATACGTACCTTGAATTTAGATCCGCTGGTGTAATACATTATCAAATCCTTATTTTCAGATATTGGACTGAGTACTTTAACTGTATTCTCGACATATTCTCCAGTTACTGGATTTATTGCAGTTACAAGATAGCTGTTAGGATTAAATTCCATGCTTAGTTTTATTTGGCCTTCAGAGTCGGTTTTATATGTGTAATTTATTCCGTTAATAATCACATTAACGCTTTTATTTGTTATCAATGAATTGTTTTTATCATAGAATGTTGCTGTGTAATATTGGCCGTCTCCTAACACTTTTAAAAGATTATTTACAGTTATTGTTGGTGTTATTGTTAATTTATAGCTTTCGGATAATCCGTCAAAAGGATTTATCACGGTAATGATATGATTTCCAGGATTTAAATTCAAGTCAAAGTAGAATATTCCTTCATCGCTGGTTGTTGCAAAATAGTTTGTTCCGTCAATGCCTATAATGAAATCCTTATTTTTAATTCCATTGCCTGCGCTGTCTAAAAACTTAAGTGTTAGATATGGGCTGTCGCCATATGTTTTAACTTCGTCATTACCCAATATTGTTGTTAAAACGTCAATGGTTGTCTTGTTGAATGAATATTCTTCAGAACTTTCATTTGCAAAATAACATTCAGCCTCATAATGGCCAGGCTTTAAGTTAATGTCTAAGGTTATCCATCCGTTTTCATCTGTAGTGCAGTTGTATACTGCATTATCCAATATTACAGTAATTATTCTATTAGCTATTGGTCTTCCTGAATCGCTTGTAAGCAATGCATGGAATTGAGTTGAATTTCTGTAGTATTTCACTAAGCTTGGAGCATAAAGCTTTGTAAATAAGTTTGAAACGTATAATTTAATCAGATTGGAGCTTGGTCTTAGATTATCGTCACCATTGAATATTACATTAACGTTGTGCATTCCTGAAGTGGTATCAACCTTAACGACTGCTTTTCCTTCACTGTTTGTTTTTGTGGAATAGGTATTGTTTTCAATAATAAAGGTAATATCCTTATTTGAAAGCAATTCTCCGTTTTCATCATGCAACACAATTGTGAATGTATCATTAGTGTTGATTTGAACATCGTCAACATAGATTATTGTTTTAGTACGGTTATCACTGGTTTCAATATTCACTGAATTAATGCTGCTGCTTGGTAAATATAAATCATTTCCCTTGAAACTTGCTTTAACGGTGTATTTGCC
This window harbors:
- a CDS encoding Ig-like domain repeat protein, whose protein sequence is MKFDKILFLTIVLLAILSLGAVSAQDNESDDVTSVGQDNAIQLTINDDSKLSDDASTTYNKTVYVETAKGSDTGAGSEASPYETINKAISDVNASDNAVIYLGSGTYSGDNNTNLRIDLSHKNYGGSLTLIGAEDGTTVIDGNGDSPIFTGISSDSIVTLKNIKFTNGKANMGSAVTSAGDLTIDNCVFEENYVTNLGAVYSENGNLTITNSKFNKNSGNQYVDLYFSHTGFVTLINNTFENGVATSSWADTPAVYVGTGKSVIKGNTFKNLTSSRSAAALAVRYNNGENIANITDNTFINCTYTGSNGGIVFFQNSYLKGNEFINCTSTTAILYSVTDFNAKVAFEDVAVDGTRFTLKANVTDDMGNTVQGAKVIFAIDGANVGSANSNAEGVATLTVNKLLENGNHTITGTQAYSDENIFDVDVINGTATVEFDHTPAEVWVSTEGNDENGTGSEDNPFLTLKKALDYGTAATVDLTVHIKNGLYNGSENRDLSYSNVGKITIVGESYGNVIIDAEHASSSSGWWPIASDIFTFGQNLEIKMVNLTLINCDGNPVDAYALTMKDNIVINSSTIRAQSPNDGVIIDNIKIINGTGQAINAYNLALTNSVIENCNGGTSTGLLWLTTNNGHVTYLENNTFKGNTIAGYSGGAAYYVQSDLVSINNTFDSNTVTGTASNIAYAGGNNITSINDKFINNEVPNYVAQYRSSGNNPTQIIVENITMINNRASANGAGLVTTGAKIKGGKFINNTAAGNGGAIYLLNHGKTSQVCEMSIEDVTFENNTASCGNDIFIAPSAGNNVFANLTDLTITANSKNVTELSDIITVTVSHPSGAIIGGGQVTFYFNGSIVGKADLINQNATLQYVGFKNDTEYQFTSVYEYATENDTYVNGTISTNIADALDSVEFYVSDSLGDDENGTGSEDSPFKSISKALIEGYSKSTNITVHVLEGNYTGELNTNLRIPTTVDVLLVGEDADKVIVSDSAADYFITALAGNAKLTLANVTLNRAARDTQSAIYVEEGANAEIDNVKFINGQGNYGGAINTAGTLVINNSYFFDNGYGDASKRANAYYGGAIYNDGVLIIDNSTFEANHAGRLSTIANQGTLYVNNSKVIDSLDAYAMNMDLVAIGAFGGQKGNITIENSIFTVTNRTVNELSSRIYMPQNSLTCLAIGSSEHVTIINSTFEDQGGRYTPNAFGGINSWNLAGGGYTIVPGDIEVYNSTFRNLQSVSLFYSRTDGTSYGSHRIFDGCLFENVEYIIAVLNSGNFSVAIHNSVILSDDIAKIGIAAGKTIDMDISDNWWGSNNATFNNATIATSNFISNYVLKIREVSSEIVNPENYLVLTLNQTGNDVELAFKSFDGENLTDYEGTLPAREFTINATDAVLGIENGTIANNVKTTVDVDGLSYAIEATVDNQTVNLTVVRKDTQISVDSINKDLSVNVTLTDIEGNPISNATVSYEIGDVKENVTTDENGNFNIPCVANGEVLIKFDGNGNSLASNKTFTFNGVIKQDAEPEIYVPSDVVAGDDAVVIVTVANATGNVSIFVDSVEHVVPLDEDGVAVLTIEDIASGDHSIVAVYDGDDNYNSAVASETISVEKETTEANITIGDVVPGKDTNVTISIHGATGNVSVFIDGEENILPLDENGEATYTIPAISEGNHSVVVVYEGDDTHKGAVESKAISVTKETTEANITTPVDFKVGEDTNVTVEIPGATGNVSVIVDGIEKVVPLVNGTAVVPIENLTAGEHSVVVVYEGDDTYAPFHQVDTFDAAQMDTRFDDLTVDGTGLIDGVLVNAMGDALANKTITYTVNGVQVNITTDENGFFAFNATSPATVEIAYAGDDFYLPSNITLKLNDLAPVRQATQFNSSDFTQYACDFYEGERGGNFTFQLVDEMGNPIANKTIYIGYNGVTLNRTTDENGFANVQINLKNAGLYTFVIVFLGDEDYNATMAVHKVTIEKKTTSISASAKTYKATAKTKKYTVTLKTIKGSSIDGKTYLKAGKKVTLKVNGKTYTAKTNAKGQATFSLKITKKGKFTAKVSFAGDVTYEATSKSVKLTIK